In one Halosimplex halophilum genomic region, the following are encoded:
- a CDS encoding ZIP family metal transporter — translation MFAVVPWFAGASLPGAVGFAVLQAGGEAPLSNPWFYAGVSALSLLVGSAVGIWVSPARRWQAALLAVGGGSLVISLAFELFGPAFRNIGEYPASGYFLVGILVFGTLDVAIDRWADDDTEENGVGLWASVTTDGIPENAAMGSLLAGDFHGALALLFGLAVTNGSQSMMSGTNMAETHGDRKTMAGWVVTAVVVGGAVIAGYRLLPPLPDYWIAAVRAFAAGAILASLAGEIYPDAYEEAGPYVTLATAVGFLVTFLL, via the coding sequence GTGTTCGCGGTCGTCCCGTGGTTCGCCGGAGCGTCCCTGCCCGGAGCGGTGGGGTTCGCGGTCCTGCAGGCGGGCGGGGAGGCCCCGCTCTCGAACCCGTGGTTCTACGCGGGGGTGTCGGCCCTGTCGCTGCTGGTCGGGTCGGCCGTCGGGATCTGGGTCAGCCCGGCTCGGCGGTGGCAGGCGGCGCTTCTGGCCGTCGGCGGCGGGTCGCTCGTCATCTCGCTCGCCTTCGAGCTGTTCGGGCCCGCCTTCCGGAACATCGGCGAGTACCCGGCCTCCGGCTACTTCCTCGTCGGCATCCTCGTCTTCGGGACGCTGGACGTGGCCATCGACCGCTGGGCCGACGACGACACCGAGGAGAACGGCGTGGGCCTGTGGGCGAGCGTGACGACGGACGGCATTCCCGAGAACGCCGCCATGGGATCGCTGCTGGCCGGCGACTTCCACGGCGCGCTGGCGCTGCTGTTCGGCCTCGCTGTCACCAACGGCTCCCAGTCGATGATGTCGGGCACGAACATGGCCGAGACGCACGGCGACCGGAAGACGATGGCCGGCTGGGTCGTCACCGCGGTCGTCGTCGGCGGGGCGGTGATCGCCGGCTACCGCCTGCTCCCGCCGCTCCCGGACTACTGGATCGCAGCGGTCCGCGCGTTCGCCGCCGGCGCCATCCTCGCCAGCCTCGCCGGCGAGATCTACCCCGACGCCTACGAGGAGGCCGGCCCGTACGTCACCCTCGCGACCGCCGTCGGCTTCCTGGTGACCTTCCTGCTCTGA
- a CDS encoding DUF7344 domain-containing protein — protein sequence MTADDGDEDDELDTAFELLADRRRRAVIEVLRTAPRGALELPALVEAVATECGVDADALRSTLHHQHLPKLDEAGIVDFDREEGVVSYDPHPLVERCLDVAQSYRSDQWMRGSSGPD from the coding sequence ATGACGGCCGACGACGGGGACGAAGACGACGAGTTGGACACGGCCTTCGAGTTGCTCGCGGACCGGCGGCGACGGGCGGTGATCGAGGTGCTCCGCACGGCGCCCCGGGGAGCGCTGGAACTCCCGGCGCTCGTCGAAGCGGTCGCCACCGAGTGTGGGGTCGACGCCGACGCGCTCCGCTCGACCCTCCACCACCAGCACCTCCCGAAACTCGACGAGGCCGGTATCGTCGACTTCGACCGCGAGGAGGGCGTCGTCAGCTACGACCCCCACCCGCTCGTCGAGCGCTGTCTCGACGTGGCCCAGTCATACCGGTCGGACCAGTGGATGCGCGGCTCCTCGGGCCCGGACTGA
- a CDS encoding FAD-dependent oxidoreductase yields the protein MSDSYDLVIVGGGISGASLLYTTAKFTDIDSIALVEKESEVAAINSHRTNNSQTLHFGDIETNYTLEKAREVKEGAELLAGYLEHHDSDREMHSKRSKMVLGVGEEEVAQLDRRYDEEGFGELFPKLRPIGRKEIADLEPKVVEGRDPDVEMRALQTPDGYVVDYGMTTKSFVEQAAEEASVDIYTGTEVTSVEPTREGYEIATSEGDFECEAAVVAAGSHSLQIAKELGYGQDKVLLPVAGSFFLADDLLNGKVYTLQMKKLPFAAVHGDADVHDGSITRFGPTAKLVPTLERGRISTVSDFLDVFGLNAAAFLSYANILSDRVLLPYVLRNLVYDLPEVGPRQFLPHVQKVVPSVELDDIERAEGYGGVRPQIVDTSERSLDMGEAKIVGKDIIFNITPSPGASTCLKNAMRDARTVVDFLDGDYAFDEEAFRAETIGHFPTADAGGPSVDADGAAGVAADDD from the coding sequence ATGTCAGACAGCTACGACCTGGTTATCGTCGGCGGTGGAATCAGTGGGGCATCGCTCCTGTACACGACGGCGAAGTTCACGGACATCGACTCCATCGCGCTGGTCGAGAAGGAGTCGGAGGTCGCCGCGATCAACTCCCATCGGACGAACAACTCCCAGACGCTACACTTCGGCGACATCGAGACCAACTACACGCTGGAGAAGGCCCGGGAGGTCAAGGAGGGCGCCGAACTGCTGGCGGGCTACCTCGAACACCACGACTCCGACCGGGAGATGCACTCGAAGCGGTCCAAGATGGTCCTGGGCGTGGGCGAGGAGGAGGTCGCCCAGCTCGACCGCCGCTACGACGAGGAGGGCTTCGGCGAGCTGTTCCCGAAGCTCCGGCCCATCGGCCGCAAGGAGATCGCCGACCTCGAACCGAAGGTCGTCGAGGGGCGGGACCCCGACGTGGAGATGCGCGCGCTCCAGACGCCGGACGGCTACGTCGTCGACTACGGGATGACGACGAAGTCGTTCGTCGAGCAGGCCGCTGAGGAGGCGAGCGTCGACATCTACACCGGGACCGAAGTCACGAGCGTCGAACCGACCCGCGAGGGCTACGAGATCGCGACCTCCGAGGGGGACTTCGAGTGCGAGGCGGCGGTCGTCGCCGCCGGCTCCCACAGCCTCCAGATCGCCAAGGAACTCGGCTACGGCCAGGACAAGGTGCTGTTGCCCGTCGCGGGGAGTTTCTTCCTCGCCGACGACCTGCTGAACGGGAAGGTCTACACCCTCCAGATGAAGAAGCTCCCCTTCGCCGCGGTCCACGGCGACGCGGACGTACACGACGGGTCGATCACGCGGTTCGGCCCGACGGCCAAGCTCGTCCCGACGCTGGAGCGGGGCCGGATCTCGACGGTCTCGGACTTCCTCGACGTGTTCGGCCTGAACGCCGCGGCGTTTCTCAGCTACGCGAACATCCTCTCCGACAGGGTGCTCCTGCCCTACGTCCTCCGGAACCTCGTCTACGATCTGCCGGAGGTCGGCCCCCGGCAGTTCCTGCCCCACGTCCAGAAGGTCGTCCCGAGCGTCGAGCTCGACGACATCGAGCGCGCGGAGGGTTACGGCGGCGTCCGCCCGCAGATCGTCGACACGAGCGAGCGCTCGCTCGACATGGGCGAGGCGAAGATCGTCGGCAAGGACATCATCTTCAACATCACCCCATCGCCGGGCGCCTCGACCTGCCTGAAGAACGCAATGCGGGACGCCCGCACCGTCGTCGACTTCCTCGACGGCGACTACGCCTTCGACGAGGAGGCGTTCCGCGCCGAGACCATCGGCCACTTCCCGACCGCCGACGCCGGCGGCCCGTCGGTCGACGCCGACGGCGCGGCCGGCGTCGCCGCCGACGACGACTGA
- a CDS encoding methionine adenosyltransferase has translation MTNRNVSVQPAAGRAVEDQEVEIVERKGLGHPDSICDGIAESVSQALAQTYLDRVGTVLHYNTDETQLVAGNAAPAFGGGEVQEPIYLLIVGRATKEYEGTKIPAETIALEAARDYLQANFPHLDVGTDVIVDVRLGEGSGDLQEVFGEEGSVPMANDTSYGVGHAPLTETEEIVLNVERRLNGEYSDENPAVGQDIKVMGKREGDRIDVTVAAAAVDAHVGSLEEYRETVAGVREYVGEVAAEYTDREVTVHVNTADDYDEGAIYLTTTGTSAEQGDDGSVGRGNRANGLITPNRPMSMEATSGKNPVNHIGKIYNLLSTEIAQSVVADVDGIRQLQLRLLSQIGSPIDEPHVADATLVTEDGVSVADIEDEVAAAIDEELANVTDITRRVIDGELSTF, from the coding sequence ATGACGAACAGGAACGTGAGCGTCCAGCCGGCGGCCGGACGGGCCGTCGAGGACCAGGAAGTGGAGATCGTCGAGCGGAAGGGGCTCGGCCACCCCGACTCGATCTGCGACGGCATCGCCGAGAGCGTCTCCCAGGCGCTCGCACAGACGTACCTCGACCGCGTGGGGACGGTGCTGCACTACAACACCGACGAGACGCAGCTGGTCGCGGGCAACGCGGCGCCCGCGTTCGGCGGCGGCGAGGTGCAGGAGCCCATCTACCTGCTGATCGTCGGTCGGGCGACCAAGGAGTACGAGGGGACGAAGATCCCCGCCGAGACCATCGCGCTGGAGGCCGCCCGCGACTACCTGCAGGCGAACTTCCCGCACCTGGACGTGGGGACGGACGTGATCGTCGACGTGCGCCTCGGCGAGGGCAGCGGCGACCTGCAGGAGGTCTTCGGCGAGGAGGGGTCGGTCCCGATGGCCAACGACACGAGCTACGGCGTCGGCCACGCCCCCCTCACGGAGACCGAGGAGATCGTCCTGAACGTCGAGCGCCGGCTCAACGGCGAGTACAGCGACGAGAACCCGGCGGTCGGCCAGGACATCAAGGTCATGGGCAAGCGCGAGGGCGACCGCATCGACGTGACCGTCGCCGCCGCCGCGGTCGACGCCCACGTCGGGAGCCTGGAGGAGTACCGCGAGACGGTCGCGGGCGTCCGCGAGTACGTCGGCGAGGTCGCCGCCGAGTACACCGACCGAGAGGTCACCGTCCACGTCAACACCGCCGACGACTACGACGAGGGCGCCATCTACCTCACGACGACCGGCACCTCCGCCGAGCAGGGCGACGACGGGTCGGTCGGCCGGGGCAACCGCGCCAACGGCCTCATCACGCCGAACCGCCCGATGAGCATGGAGGCCACCAGCGGCAAGAACCCCGTCAACCACATCGGGAAGATCTACAACCTCCTCAGCACCGAGATCGCCCAGTCGGTCGTCGCGGACGTGGACGGCATCCGCCAGCTCCAGCTGCGGCTGCTCAGTCAGATCGGCAGTCCCATCGACGAGCCGCACGTCGCCGACGCGACGCTGGTCACCGAGGACGGCGTCTCCGTCGCCGACATCGAGGACGAGGTCGCCGCCGCCATCGACGAGGAACTCGCGAACGTCACCGACATCACCCGCCGCGTCATCGACGGCGAGCTCTCGACGTTCTGA
- a CDS encoding DUF5804 family protein, with product MTRVCLVGDEDVNLRYELLSRETAREALATYDLREPFANAVGLETVSLGAAVALLNDLDWYLVRFVDEAMVLEPSVSEEEWLSRDLATALRDDAVAPDEAARFLKIYGLEPASAAGEETDAGDGSEAADDGPTAGRDADGPGRLVEPMYVTRTGGDVPEYDLRDVAETVVERVTESEFGA from the coding sequence ATGACGCGGGTGTGTCTGGTCGGCGACGAGGACGTGAACCTCCGCTACGAGCTGCTCTCCCGCGAGACCGCCCGCGAGGCGCTGGCCACCTACGACCTGCGCGAGCCGTTCGCGAACGCGGTCGGCCTGGAGACCGTGAGCCTCGGGGCGGCGGTGGCGCTGCTGAACGACCTCGACTGGTACCTCGTCCGGTTCGTCGACGAGGCGATGGTGCTCGAACCGAGCGTCAGCGAGGAGGAGTGGCTCTCCCGCGACCTCGCGACGGCGCTCCGGGACGACGCCGTCGCCCCCGACGAGGCCGCCCGCTTCCTCAAGATCTACGGCCTCGAACCGGCGAGCGCCGCCGGAGAGGAGACCGACGCGGGCGACGGCTCCGAAGCCGCCGACGACGGGCCGACCGCCGGCCGGGACGCCGACGGACCCGGACGGCTCGTCGAGCCGATGTACGTCACGCGGACGGGCGGGGACGTTCCGGAGTACGACCTCCGGGACGTGGCGGAGACGGTCGTCGAGCGCGTCACCGAGTCGGAGTTCGGCGCCTGA
- a CDS encoding M61 metallopeptidase family protein has product MSSPRSVAGVVVVLALASVLPGPAGGVRTDGGPGSPAPWGVDGSEWVGETGWAADPGPAGSVGDNETAPAVVQTVTYRQVPNASGTILATQRYRVGANVSALVVYNYTRGRVVNATGFAERPNGRWVWDGNTTDPSVRLRVGVNRSSRQFGGLRWVDTGDWALANPQTDFAYRDAGRDRWVYSWAPSARVDRRTRVGADQRGFAGPSIVYLGEFEASTTNATAQRIRLVRPTTADLADEPDRVLRVLSVAADQLRVGARDEVVNAFAGPRPLRHGGTAALGTGDGQDFWVSAGSDAGVPPNTWIHEYVHTRQSFVLGQEMTWFREASASYYAAVLSVRVPPTRPGEFDRFRARLGTERGANATLSDRSSWSTTYVPYAKGARVLAALDGRIRASTGGNRTLQSVFRRLNDHEGLVTFDVFAAAVANASGESHREWLDDHVRGGAPVSPPASPYAYTAPGGEFDADGDGLTAAAERANGTHPFVADTDADGVDDGVELRLGTDPTDPYSTPAVGNGTLGNATAANATARDATASPTDGAGSGTTG; this is encoded by the coding sequence GTGTCATCGCCCCGATCGGTCGCGGGGGTCGTGGTCGTGCTCGCGCTCGCGAGCGTCCTCCCGGGACCGGCGGGTGGCGTCCGGACGGACGGCGGGCCCGGCTCCCCCGCGCCGTGGGGAGTGGACGGATCCGAGTGGGTCGGCGAAACCGGGTGGGCGGCCGATCCGGGGCCCGCGGGTTCGGTCGGGGACAACGAGACCGCACCCGCGGTCGTCCAGACGGTCACCTACCGGCAGGTGCCGAACGCGTCGGGGACGATCCTGGCGACCCAGCGCTACCGGGTCGGGGCGAACGTCTCGGCGCTGGTCGTCTACAACTACACCCGCGGGCGAGTGGTCAACGCGACCGGGTTCGCGGAGCGGCCGAACGGCCGCTGGGTCTGGGACGGGAACACGACCGACCCGTCGGTGCGGCTCCGGGTCGGGGTCAACCGGTCGAGCCGGCAGTTCGGCGGCCTGCGGTGGGTCGACACCGGCGACTGGGCGCTCGCCAACCCCCAGACCGACTTCGCCTACCGCGACGCGGGCCGCGACCGGTGGGTCTACTCCTGGGCGCCGAGCGCCCGCGTCGACCGCCGCACCCGCGTCGGGGCCGACCAGCGCGGCTTCGCCGGCCCGTCGATCGTCTACCTCGGCGAGTTTGAGGCGTCGACGACCAACGCGACCGCCCAGCGGATCAGGCTGGTCCGGCCGACGACCGCCGACCTGGCCGACGAGCCCGACCGGGTGCTCCGCGTGCTGTCGGTGGCCGCCGACCAGCTCCGCGTCGGCGCCCGCGACGAGGTGGTCAACGCCTTCGCGGGGCCGCGGCCGCTCCGCCACGGCGGGACCGCCGCGCTCGGGACCGGCGACGGCCAGGACTTCTGGGTGTCGGCCGGCTCCGACGCGGGCGTCCCGCCCAACACCTGGATCCACGAGTACGTCCACACGCGCCAGTCGTTCGTCCTCGGCCAGGAGATGACGTGGTTCCGCGAGGCGAGCGCGAGCTACTACGCCGCCGTCCTCTCGGTCCGGGTGCCGCCGACGCGACCCGGCGAGTTCGACCGGTTCCGCGCGAGGCTCGGGACCGAACGCGGCGCGAACGCGACGCTGTCGGACCGCTCGTCGTGGTCGACCACGTACGTCCCCTACGCGAAGGGCGCCCGCGTCCTCGCCGCGCTCGACGGCCGTATCCGGGCGTCAACCGGCGGGAACCGGACCCTCCAGTCGGTCTTCCGCCGGCTGAACGACCACGAGGGGCTGGTCACGTTCGACGTGTTCGCCGCCGCCGTCGCCAACGCCAGCGGCGAGTCCCACCGCGAGTGGCTGGACGACCACGTCCGCGGCGGCGCGCCCGTCTCGCCGCCGGCGTCGCCCTACGCCTACACCGCTCCCGGCGGCGAGTTCGACGCGGACGGCGACGGACTGACAGCCGCGGCCGAGCGCGCGAACGGGACCCACCCGTTCGTCGCGGACACCGACGCCGACGGCGTCGACGACGGGGTCGAACTCCGCCTCGGGACCGACCCGACCGACCCCTACTCGACGCCGGCCGTCGGGAACGGGACGCTCGGGAACGCGACCGCCGCGAACGCGACTGCGCGGGATGCGACCGCCTCGCCGACGGACGGGGCGGGCAGCGGAACGACGGGGTAG
- a CDS encoding class-III pyridoxal-phosphate-dependent aminotransferase — protein MDRDTAEPAVSSIPGERAREWVEFHHETAAPSTYVYEFVWDYTEPAEGPFCTDVDGNVLMDFTSHVAASPLGYNNPKLMERMEGFDLVDPMKIAGQDFYVASGELGDHPFPTPADLMDRLTDRSAQYGMDTVFLSNSGAEAVENAIKISYDHTGADYGITFRGGFHGRTLGALSLNRSKSVYRREFPEISKVHDVPFCDDRTCGPDSCSCGFFTGEGSQLRKLLDPKRGAVHPDDVAYLIVEPIQGEGGYRFPSDAFAREIADLCEEHDLTLVADEIQSGVGRTGEFWASDHYPFDPDVIASAKGLRVGATISREEVFPEQTSRLSSTWGAGDIVSALQGALTLDVIDDYDLMDNAVVRGRGFLESMRDADLGPVVDVRGKGLMLAVEFDTKERRDDVQAAAMERGLLTLGCGHKTLRVLPPLDVTEREIDLGVDLLTAAVGDVA, from the coding sequence ATGGACAGGGACACGGCGGAGCCCGCGGTGTCGTCGATCCCCGGCGAGCGCGCCCGGGAGTGGGTCGAGTTCCACCACGAGACGGCCGCCCCGAGCACCTACGTCTACGAGTTCGTCTGGGACTACACCGAACCGGCGGAGGGACCGTTCTGCACCGACGTCGACGGCAACGTCCTCATGGACTTCACCAGCCACGTCGCCGCCTCCCCGCTGGGGTACAACAACCCCAAACTGATGGAGCGCATGGAGGGGTTCGATCTGGTAGACCCCATGAAGATCGCCGGCCAGGACTTCTACGTCGCCAGCGGCGAACTGGGCGACCACCCGTTCCCGACGCCCGCGGACCTGATGGACCGGCTGACCGACCGGAGCGCGCAGTATGGAATGGACACCGTCTTCCTCTCGAACTCCGGCGCCGAGGCCGTCGAGAACGCCATCAAGATCAGCTACGACCACACCGGCGCCGACTACGGGATCACCTTCCGCGGCGGCTTCCACGGCCGGACGCTCGGCGCGCTCTCGCTCAACCGCTCGAAGTCCGTCTACCGCCGCGAGTTCCCGGAGATCTCGAAGGTCCACGACGTGCCGTTCTGCGACGACCGCACCTGCGGCCCCGACTCCTGCTCCTGTGGCTTCTTCACCGGCGAGGGCTCGCAGTTGCGGAAACTGCTCGACCCGAAGCGCGGCGCCGTCCACCCCGACGACGTGGCCTACCTGATCGTGGAGCCTATCCAGGGCGAGGGCGGCTACCGCTTCCCGAGCGACGCGTTCGCCCGGGAGATCGCCGACCTGTGCGAGGAGCACGACCTGACGCTCGTCGCCGACGAGATCCAGTCCGGCGTCGGCCGCACCGGCGAGTTCTGGGCGTCGGACCACTACCCGTTCGACCCCGACGTGATCGCGAGCGCGAAGGGGCTGCGCGTCGGCGCGACGATCTCCCGCGAGGAGGTGTTCCCCGAGCAAACCAGTCGACTCTCCTCGACGTGGGGCGCCGGCGACATCGTCTCGGCGCTGCAGGGCGCGCTCACGCTCGACGTGATCGACGACTACGACCTGATGGACAACGCCGTCGTCCGCGGCCGGGGGTTCCTCGAATCGATGCGCGACGCCGACCTCGGCCCCGTCGTCGACGTGCGCGGGAAGGGGCTGATGCTCGCCGTCGAGTTCGACACGAAGGAACGGCGCGACGACGTGCAGGCCGCGGCGATGGAGCGGGGGTTGCTGACGCTCGGCTGCGGCCACAAGACGCTGCGCGTGCTCCCGCCGCTGGACGTGACCGAGCGGGAGATCGACCTCGGCGTCGACCTGCTGACCGCCGCCGTCGGTGACGTGGCCTGA
- a CDS encoding GNAT family N-acetyltransferase produces the protein MELTAELSFDHDDRRDIYDYVERHGSVKPQKARRALDMEPRAFGHHVAILKRDGVLLESEGELRIAHDDELETEFSSDGLQVTIRRAREEDLTGLVGVIRQAIGDGTYVDAETVADVVESEEVLLRHNELQSRVFFVATVDGEVVGWVNLTTHETEKLDHTAELTVGVLEQYRGHGIGGELLERGVEWASDNGYEKIYNSVPDANEGAIDFLEAHGWEVEAVREDHYRIDGEYLDEVMLATTV, from the coding sequence ATGGAACTCACAGCGGAGCTCTCGTTCGACCACGACGACCGGCGCGACATCTACGACTACGTCGAGCGCCACGGGTCGGTGAAGCCCCAGAAGGCCCGGCGGGCGCTGGACATGGAGCCGCGGGCGTTCGGCCACCACGTCGCCATCCTCAAGCGGGACGGCGTCCTGCTGGAGTCGGAGGGGGAGCTGCGGATCGCCCACGACGACGAGCTCGAGACGGAGTTCAGTTCGGACGGGCTCCAGGTGACGATCCGCCGCGCCCGCGAGGAGGACCTGACGGGGCTCGTGGGCGTGATCCGCCAGGCCATCGGCGACGGGACCTACGTCGACGCCGAGACGGTCGCCGACGTGGTCGAGTCCGAGGAGGTGCTGTTGCGGCACAACGAACTGCAGTCGCGCGTGTTCTTCGTCGCTACCGTCGACGGCGAGGTCGTCGGCTGGGTCAACCTCACCACCCACGAGACCGAGAAGCTCGACCACACGGCCGAGCTGACGGTCGGCGTCCTCGAACAGTACCGCGGCCACGGCATCGGGGGCGAACTCCTCGAACGGGGCGTCGAGTGGGCCAGCGACAACGGCTACGAGAAGATCTACAATAGCGTCCCCGACGCCAACGAGGGCGCCATCGACTTCCTCGAAGCCCACGGCTGGGAGGTCGAGGCCGTCCGCGAGGACCACTACAGGATCGACGGCGAGTACCTCGACGAGGTGATGCTCGCGACGACGGTCTGA
- a CDS encoding glycosyltransferase family protein: MTTVALLVRPPEPGTVLDRLVDSGAVTAAEAADLYAAMARDVAVAVRASGGDLLVNYLPVGADDPTEPAEDEESLDAVRSMLAPALDDPDAPRYEVQVGSSLSARVGNTVTHLLDREAVQSAAVVRPSAPFVQRRIVDSAAMKLRQSEVVLGPATDGRVSYAAFTEPVDFEDAFAQPAVETLTDRGRDAGLDVDFLETLPVAETPGGFATLVSQLRARGRADLWVPPHTAAVVEDIGLVATATADGLAVGRD, from the coding sequence ATGACCACAGTCGCCCTGCTCGTCAGGCCGCCCGAGCCTGGGACCGTCCTCGACCGCCTCGTCGACAGCGGGGCGGTGACCGCCGCGGAGGCGGCAGACCTCTACGCCGCGATGGCCCGCGACGTGGCGGTCGCCGTCCGGGCCAGCGGCGGCGACCTCCTCGTCAACTACCTGCCCGTCGGGGCCGACGACCCGACCGAACCCGCCGAGGACGAGGAGTCGCTGGACGCGGTGCGCTCGATGCTCGCCCCCGCGCTCGACGACCCCGACGCCCCCCGCTACGAGGTGCAGGTCGGCTCGTCGCTGTCGGCCCGCGTCGGCAACACGGTCACGCACCTGCTCGACCGCGAGGCGGTCCAGAGCGCGGCGGTCGTCCGGCCGTCGGCCCCCTTCGTCCAGCGCCGAATCGTCGACAGCGCCGCGATGAAGCTCCGGCAGTCGGAGGTCGTCCTCGGCCCGGCGACCGACGGCCGGGTCTCCTACGCCGCGTTCACCGAGCCGGTCGACTTCGAAGACGCGTTCGCCCAGCCGGCGGTCGAGACGCTGACCGACCGCGGCCGCGACGCGGGCCTGGACGTGGACTTCTTGGAGACACTCCCGGTGGCGGAGACGCCCGGCGGCTTCGCGACGCTGGTCTCCCAGCTCCGGGCCCGCGGCCGGGCCGACCTGTGGGTGCCGCCCCACACCGCGGCGGTCGTCGAGGACATCGGGCTGGTCGCCACCGCGACGGCGGACGGCCTCGCGGTCGGGCGGGACTGA
- a CDS encoding tRNA sulfurtransferase yields the protein MHPPGADVVVVRHGEIGTKSQHVSAKMERRLRENLRAVLDDRGLDAEIEQRRFRLWLHTDDPEGVTAAAADTFGVVSASPAARVDATLESVREGLAEAAREGYDGGTFGVSARRAGEESAHPFSSADIEREGGSAVWDAAESRGVDPEVDLDDPDTEFFVDCRADDALVFLEKRAGPGGLPLGTQDPLVALLSGGIDSPVAAWEAMKRGAPVVPLYVDLGDYGGVDHRARAVSTAEALAPYAPDYDMRLRVAPAGDAVAEIAEAVDAGRMLVLRRFMLRVAAAVAEEYGAVGVVTGEAVGQKSSQTTANLAVTSAAVDLPVHRPLLTVDKTDITARADEIGTFDESTIPAGCERLAPDYPETRARVGEIEEREPDGLAERAREVAEGVEVLDGGGVGDPPEGETA from the coding sequence ATGCACCCGCCGGGCGCAGACGTGGTCGTGGTCCGCCACGGCGAGATCGGGACCAAGAGCCAGCACGTGAGCGCGAAGATGGAGCGGCGGCTCCGCGAGAACCTCCGTGCGGTCCTCGACGACCGCGGGCTCGACGCCGAGATCGAACAGCGGCGCTTCCGCCTGTGGCTCCACACCGACGACCCCGAGGGCGTCACGGCCGCGGCCGCCGACACGTTCGGCGTCGTCTCGGCCAGTCCGGCCGCCCGCGTGGACGCGACCCTCGAATCCGTCCGCGAGGGACTCGCCGAGGCCGCCCGCGAGGGCTACGACGGGGGAACCTTCGGCGTCTCCGCGCGGCGGGCCGGCGAGGAGTCCGCACACCCCTTCTCCAGCGCGGACATCGAACGCGAGGGCGGCAGCGCCGTCTGGGACGCCGCCGAATCTCGGGGGGTCGACCCCGAGGTGGATCTGGACGACCCCGACACCGAGTTCTTCGTCGACTGCCGGGCGGACGACGCGCTGGTCTTCCTGGAGAAGCGGGCCGGCCCCGGCGGACTGCCGCTCGGGACCCAGGATCCGCTCGTCGCCCTGCTGAGCGGCGGGATCGACTCTCCGGTCGCCGCCTGGGAGGCGATGAAACGCGGCGCGCCCGTCGTCCCGCTGTACGTCGACCTGGGCGACTACGGCGGGGTCGACCACCGGGCGCGGGCCGTCTCGACGGCCGAGGCGCTGGCCCCCTACGCGCCCGACTACGACATGCGCCTCCGGGTGGCGCCGGCCGGCGACGCCGTCGCCGAAATCGCCGAGGCCGTCGACGCCGGGCGGATGCTCGTCCTCCGGCGGTTCATGCTCCGGGTCGCGGCGGCCGTCGCCGAGGAGTACGGCGCCGTCGGGGTCGTCACCGGCGAGGCGGTCGGCCAGAAGTCCAGCCAGACGACGGCCAACCTCGCCGTCACGAGCGCCGCGGTCGACCTGCCGGTCCACCGGCCGCTGCTGACCGTCGACAAGACCGACATCACCGCCCGCGCCGACGAGATCGGCACGTTCGACGAGTCGACGATCCCGGCCGGCTGCGAGCGGCTCGCGCCCGACTACCCCGAGACGCGGGCGCGGGTCGGCGAGATCGAGGAGCGGGAACCCGACGGCCTGGCGGAGCGGGCCCGCGAGGTCGCCGAGGGGGTCGAGGTCCTCGACGGCGGCGGCGTCGGCGACCCCCCGGAAGGCGAAACCGCTTAG
- the cyaB gene encoding class IV adenylate cyclase: MYEVEVKVRADHEAVEPALEAAGAEFVDSVVQADTYYDAPHRDFAETDEALRIRREHSPASDGPGDEGSPETTKITYKGPLLEAESKSREEHETTVADAEAVVGIFDGLGFEPAATVRKERAHYRLDGYTVTLDSVDGLGEFVEVETETADDDIETAREGARAVLDDLGLDPDEQIRTSYLGLLLADDASE, encoded by the coding sequence ATGTACGAGGTCGAGGTCAAGGTCCGCGCGGACCACGAGGCGGTCGAGCCGGCCCTGGAGGCCGCGGGCGCCGAGTTCGTCGACAGCGTCGTCCAGGCGGACACCTACTACGACGCGCCCCACCGGGACTTCGCGGAGACCGACGAGGCGCTGCGGATCCGCCGGGAGCACAGCCCGGCGTCGGACGGGCCCGGGGACGAGGGCAGCCCGGAGACGACGAAGATCACCTACAAGGGGCCGCTGCTGGAGGCCGAGTCGAAATCGCGCGAGGAGCACGAGACGACCGTCGCCGACGCCGAGGCAGTCGTGGGGATCTTCGACGGCCTGGGCTTCGAACCGGCCGCCACGGTTCGAAAGGAGCGGGCCCACTACCGCCTCGACGGCTACACCGTCACGCTCGACAGCGTCGACGGCCTCGGCGAGTTCGTCGAGGTCGAGACCGAGACCGCCGACGACGACATCGAGACCGCACGCGAGGGCGCCCGCGCGGTCCTCGACGACCTCGGTCTGGATCCCGACGAACAGATCCGCACCTCCTACCTCGGGCTCCTCCTCGCGGATGATGCGAGCGAGTAA